A DNA window from Janibacter sp. A1S7 contains the following coding sequences:
- a CDS encoding NAD(+) synthase: MSDSSDRDFRNLYRHGFARVAACTLPVTMADPFANAGATLEQIRHLHQEGVAVALFPELGLSGYAIDDLLLQDVLLRDVEAALVHLAEQTTDLMPLVAVGAPLRHRNRLYNCAVLIHRGEVLGIAPKSYPANYREFYEKRHFASGAGIADEWFRPTFATGDAVDLLDGVPFGTDVLVHVDDVPGLVVHAEVCEDAWVPLPPSHEAALAGATVLLNLSASPITVARADDRHLMARAASMRCNAAYVYAAASEGESTTDLSWDGQTMVYEGGDLLGESERFPRGPRATVVDIDVDRLRQERLRQGSFDDNAIAAGIAEAPFREIHLELDPPTGHLGLRRHVDRFPFVPDDEARLARDCFEAYNIQVSGLEQRLRAIGRPGWQPKIILGVSGGLDSTHALLVAAKAMDRLERPRTDIIGITMPGFATSDRTRTNAVDLMEALGITWEELDIRPAASQMLREMGHPFGLHPDADHGDEVYDVTFENVQAGLRTDYLFRIANQRGGIVLGTGDLSELALGWCTYGVGDQMSHYGVNAGVPKTLMQQLVHWVADSEQLPEVSDTLRSVLDTEISPELVPSTDGDRPQSTQNKIGPYALQDFTLYHVLRHGYRPSKIAFLAEQAWSDATKGAWPASVPEEDRGEYDLAMIRRWLVVFVERFFANQFKRSAMPNGPKVLPGGSLSPRGDWRMPSDVSGARWLAEIEDEVPGA, encoded by the coding sequence ATGAGCGATTCGTCGGACCGGGACTTCCGCAACCTCTACCGCCACGGTTTCGCGCGGGTGGCGGCGTGCACGCTGCCGGTGACGATGGCCGACCCCTTCGCCAATGCCGGGGCGACGCTGGAGCAGATCCGGCACCTCCACCAGGAGGGCGTCGCCGTCGCCCTCTTCCCCGAGCTCGGCCTGAGCGGCTACGCCATCGACGACCTGCTCCTGCAGGACGTGCTGCTGCGTGACGTCGAGGCCGCCCTCGTCCACCTCGCCGAGCAGACGACCGACCTGATGCCGCTGGTCGCGGTGGGGGCCCCCCTTCGCCACCGCAATCGCCTCTACAACTGCGCGGTCCTCATCCACCGCGGCGAGGTCCTGGGCATCGCGCCGAAGTCCTACCCCGCCAACTACCGCGAGTTCTACGAGAAGCGGCACTTCGCCTCCGGCGCGGGCATCGCCGACGAGTGGTTCCGCCCGACCTTTGCGACCGGAGACGCGGTCGACCTGCTCGACGGGGTCCCCTTCGGCACCGACGTGCTCGTCCACGTCGACGACGTGCCGGGTCTCGTCGTGCATGCCGAGGTCTGCGAGGACGCGTGGGTCCCCCTCCCGCCGAGCCACGAAGCCGCCCTGGCCGGTGCCACCGTCCTGCTCAACCTGTCCGCCTCGCCCATCACCGTCGCCCGGGCCGACGACCGCCACCTGATGGCCCGTGCCGCCTCGATGCGCTGCAACGCCGCCTACGTCTACGCGGCCGCGAGCGAGGGTGAGTCGACCACCGACCTGTCGTGGGACGGCCAGACGATGGTCTACGAAGGGGGTGACCTCCTGGGTGAGTCCGAGCGCTTCCCTCGTGGTCCCCGCGCGACGGTCGTCGACATCGACGTCGACCGGTTGCGCCAGGAGCGTCTGCGGCAGGGATCCTTCGACGACAACGCGATCGCCGCCGGCATCGCCGAGGCTCCCTTCCGGGAGATCCACCTCGAGCTCGACCCGCCGACCGGCCACCTGGGGCTGCGGCGCCACGTGGACCGCTTCCCCTTCGTCCCCGACGACGAGGCGCGACTGGCCCGGGACTGCTTCGAGGCCTACAACATCCAGGTCTCCGGTCTGGAGCAACGGCTGCGCGCCATCGGCCGGCCCGGTTGGCAGCCGAAGATCATCCTCGGGGTGAGCGGCGGGCTGGACTCCACCCACGCGCTGCTCGTCGCGGCCAAGGCGATGGACCGCCTCGAGCGGCCACGCACCGACATCATCGGCATCACCATGCCGGGCTTCGCCACGAGTGACCGCACGAGGACCAACGCCGTCGACCTGATGGAAGCCCTGGGCATCACGTGGGAGGAGCTGGACATCCGGCCCGCCGCCAGCCAGATGCTCCGCGAGATGGGCCATCCCTTCGGTCTCCACCCCGACGCCGACCACGGGGACGAGGTCTACGACGTGACCTTCGAGAACGTCCAGGCCGGGCTGCGCACCGACTATCTCTTCCGCATCGCCAACCAGCGCGGCGGGATCGTCCTGGGCACGGGCGACCTCTCCGAGCTGGCCCTGGGCTGGTGCACCTACGGGGTCGGCGACCAGATGAGCCACTACGGGGTCAACGCCGGCGTCCCCAAGACGCTGATGCAACAGCTCGTGCACTGGGTCGCCGACTCCGAGCAGCTGCCGGAGGTCTCCGACACACTGCGCTCCGTCCTCGACACCGAGATCAGCCCGGAGCTCGTGCCGAGCACGGACGGGGACCGTCCCCAGTCCACCCAGAACAAGATCGGCCCGTACGCCCTGCAGGACTTCACGCTCTACCACGTGCTGCGGCACGGCTACCGCCCGAGCAAGATCGCCTTCCTCGCCGAGCAGGCGTGGTCGGACGCGACGAAGGGGGCGTGGCCCGCCTCCGTGCCCGAGGAGGATCGCGGGGAGTACGACCTCGCGATGATCCGCCGCTGGCTGGTCGTCTTCGTCGAGCGGTTCTTCGCGAACCAGTTCAAGCGGTCGGCGATGCCCAACGGCCCGAAGGTGCTGCCCGGCGGGTCACTGTCGCCGCGTGGTGACTGGCGGATGCCGAGCGACGTCTCCGGGGCGCGGTGGCTGGCCGAGATCGAGGACGAGGTCCCCGGGGCCTGA
- a CDS encoding hemerythrin domain-containing protein: MCSYCGCRSIGVIGRFSTEHDELINVTGLLRRAVGADRRDEVVALVDDVARLLRPHTDAEEVGLFAVLRRDEDFTGHIDTLCGEHVGLDDLLARIRAGESHLVDRFDAELRSHIQREENGLFPASLTTLGGAEWDEVDELTAAAVPVSPLRSA, encoded by the coding sequence ATGTGCTCCTACTGCGGGTGCCGCTCCATCGGCGTCATCGGTCGCTTCAGCACCGAGCACGACGAGCTGATCAACGTGACCGGCCTGCTGCGACGCGCCGTGGGCGCGGACCGCAGGGACGAGGTCGTCGCGCTCGTCGACGACGTCGCCCGTCTGCTCCGGCCGCACACCGACGCGGAAGAGGTCGGTCTGTTCGCCGTGCTGCGTCGCGACGAGGACTTCACCGGGCACATCGACACCCTGTGCGGCGAGCACGTGGGCCTCGACGACCTCCTTGCCCGCATCCGTGCCGGCGAGAGCCACCTCGTCGACCGCTTCGACGCGGAGCTGCGGTCGCACATCCAGCGTGAGGAGAACGGTCTCTTCCCCGCCTCCCTGACCACACTCGGTGGCGCCGAGTGGGACGAGGTCGACGAGCTGACCGCCGCCGCCGTCCCCGTGTCCCCCCTTCGCTCGGCATGA
- a CDS encoding flavin-containing monooxygenase yields the protein MTTEPQTHRELPERVDVLVVGAGLSGIGAAHRIREANPDIELALVEARGVTGGTWDLFRYPGVRSDSDMSTLSFPFRPWTGRKAIADGADILDYIRETAEETGIAELVHTGCRVSSATWSSDQQEWTVHLETADGPRQVRAGFVHLGSGYYDYEQTHDPGFDGVEDFAGQVVHPQFWPQDLEHAGRRVVVIGSGATAVTVVPAMADEAAHVTMLQRTPSYVVDQPSVDPFVRLLRRRLGPRAVQSATRVKNLALQTFLYQLSRRRPKAARRIVRGNLGRHLPQDVIDEHFDPPYDVWDQRLCVVPDGDLYAQMRRGRACVVTGHVDRFVPEGIRLTDGRIVEADIVVTATGLLMKALGGIRFVVDGQEVPLARRFAYRGLMLAGVPNVTMTVGYVNASWTLRADLVSRYVARLVRHMRDRGLGVAVPVAPDGMTAGPILDLTSGYVQRVISRFPKVGDRAPWTMPQNYVKDLIAFRRADLTQDMLFVPIGAKGEQVPVGAHAPEELPLPGSSSNLDDSLGDRRPARA from the coding sequence ATGACCACCGAGCCCCAGACACACCGTGAGCTGCCCGAGCGGGTCGACGTCCTCGTCGTCGGCGCCGGCCTGTCCGGGATCGGGGCCGCGCACCGCATCCGCGAGGCCAACCCCGACATCGAGCTCGCACTCGTCGAGGCGCGCGGGGTGACCGGCGGGACGTGGGATCTCTTCCGATACCCCGGGGTGCGCTCGGACTCCGACATGTCCACGCTGTCCTTTCCGTTCCGGCCGTGGACGGGCCGCAAGGCCATCGCCGACGGTGCCGACATCCTCGACTACATCCGCGAGACCGCCGAGGAGACCGGCATCGCCGAGCTGGTCCACACCGGCTGCCGGGTGAGCAGCGCGACCTGGTCGAGTGACCAGCAGGAGTGGACGGTCCACCTCGAGACCGCCGACGGCCCGCGGCAGGTGCGTGCCGGCTTCGTCCACCTCGGCAGCGGGTACTACGACTACGAGCAGACGCACGACCCGGGCTTCGACGGGGTCGAGGACTTCGCCGGGCAGGTGGTCCACCCGCAGTTCTGGCCGCAGGACCTCGAGCACGCCGGCCGGCGAGTCGTCGTCATCGGCTCCGGCGCCACGGCCGTCACCGTCGTGCCCGCGATGGCCGACGAGGCCGCGCACGTGACGATGCTGCAGCGCACCCCGAGCTACGTTGTCGACCAGCCCTCGGTCGACCCCTTCGTCCGGCTGCTGCGCCGGCGGCTGGGACCCCGGGCCGTGCAGTCCGCGACGCGGGTGAAGAACCTCGCCCTGCAGACCTTCCTCTATCAGCTCTCCCGGCGTCGGCCGAAGGCCGCCAGGCGGATCGTCCGGGGGAACCTCGGGCGCCACCTGCCCCAGGACGTCATCGACGAGCACTTCGACCCGCCGTACGACGTGTGGGACCAGCGTTTGTGCGTCGTGCCGGACGGCGACCTGTACGCGCAGATGCGCCGCGGGCGCGCCTGCGTCGTCACGGGGCACGTCGACCGCTTCGTCCCCGAGGGCATCCGCCTCACCGACGGCAGGATCGTGGAGGCGGACATCGTCGTCACCGCGACCGGCCTGCTGATGAAGGCCCTCGGCGGGATCCGTTTCGTCGTCGACGGGCAGGAGGTCCCGTTGGCCCGACGCTTCGCCTACCGGGGCCTGATGCTCGCCGGCGTCCCGAACGTCACCATGACGGTCGGCTACGTCAACGCCTCGTGGACGCTGCGCGCGGACCTCGTCAGCCGCTACGTCGCGCGGCTCGTGCGGCACATGCGTGACCGCGGCCTCGGGGTGGCCGTGCCCGTCGCCCCCGACGGCATGACCGCCGGCCCGATCCTCGACCTGACGTCCGGCTACGTGCAGCGCGTGATCTCCCGGTTCCCCAAGGTCGGTGACCGGGCGCCGTGGACGATGCCGCAGAACTACGTCAAGGACCTGATCGCCTTCCGCCGCGCGGATCTCACGCAGGACATGCTCTTCGTCCCGATCGGCGCGAAGGGGGAGCAGGTGCCCGTCGGCGCGCACGCACCGGAGGAGCTGCCGTTGCCGGGCAGCTCGAGCAACCTGGACGACTCCCTCGGCGACCGTCGGCCCGCAAGAGCCTGA
- a CDS encoding DUF2249 domain-containing protein — translation MSTHLPLAQEIPVLDVRPIPRSIRHATVIGALSAIGPGRALDLVAPHDPRPLLRQVEGLEPDTWNVEYLEEGPDTWTLRLTRAEP, via the coding sequence ATGTCCACGCACCTGCCCCTCGCCCAGGAGATCCCCGTCCTCGACGTGCGGCCCATCCCGCGCTCCATCCGGCACGCGACCGTCATCGGTGCGCTCTCGGCGATCGGGCCGGGCCGGGCCCTCGACCTCGTCGCCCCCCACGACCCACGGCCCCTGCTGCGGCAGGTCGAGGGTCTCGAGCCGGACACCTGGAACGTCGAGTACCTCGAGGAGGGCCCCGACACCTGGACCCTGCGGCTGACCCGAGCCGAGCCCTGA
- a CDS encoding NAD(P)H-dependent flavin oxidoreductase, with protein sequence MPTQLRGRLRLPVISAPMFLGSGPDLVIGACRAGVLGTFPALNLRTTEDFDDWLTRIEEALAQPDGSGREPAPYGVNFIVHRTNKRIEADLERIVAHEVPVVITSLGAAKDVVDAVHSYGGLVFHDVTNARFATKAAEAGVDGLILVSAGAGGHAGGLNPFALITEVRRVWDGPLILGGSLSTGRDVLAAQAAGADLAYMGTRFLATQESIATEEYREMLVRSGAEEIVYTPSISTIPGNFLRESIIGAGLDPDNLPVPDAIDVSHVTNPHAREQPTGPAPKAWKDVWSAGHSVAGITEVLPVAQLVDQLEAEYLTAKGDLLAVIDG encoded by the coding sequence ATGCCCACGCAGCTTCGGGGGCGCCTGCGCCTCCCGGTGATCTCCGCACCGATGTTCCTCGGCTCCGGCCCCGATCTGGTCATCGGTGCCTGCCGCGCGGGGGTGCTCGGCACCTTCCCGGCCCTCAACCTGCGCACGACCGAGGACTTCGACGACTGGTTGACCCGGATCGAGGAGGCGCTCGCCCAGCCTGACGGTTCCGGACGCGAGCCCGCTCCGTACGGTGTGAACTTCATCGTCCACCGGACGAACAAGCGCATCGAGGCCGACCTGGAGAGGATCGTCGCGCACGAGGTCCCGGTCGTCATCACCAGCCTCGGCGCGGCCAAGGACGTCGTCGACGCGGTCCACTCCTACGGCGGTCTGGTCTTCCACGACGTCACCAACGCGAGGTTCGCGACCAAGGCCGCCGAGGCCGGCGTCGACGGACTGATCCTCGTCTCTGCAGGGGCCGGCGGGCACGCGGGCGGGCTCAACCCCTTCGCCCTGATCACCGAGGTCCGCCGTGTGTGGGACGGGCCGCTCATCCTCGGTGGCTCGCTGAGCACCGGGCGCGACGTCCTGGCCGCCCAGGCGGCCGGCGCGGACCTGGCATACATGGGCACGCGCTTCCTGGCGACGCAGGAGTCGATCGCCACCGAGGAGTACCGTGAGATGCTCGTGCGGTCCGGCGCCGAGGAGATCGTCTACACACCCTCGATCAGCACGATCCCGGGGAACTTCCTGCGCGAGAGCATCATCGGGGCCGGTCTCGACCCGGACAACCTGCCCGTCCCGGACGCGATCGACGTCTCCCACGTGACCAACCCGCACGCCCGGGAGCAGCCCACCGGCCCCGCACCCAAGGCGTGGAAGGACGTGTGGAGCGCCGGGCACTCCGTTGCCGGCATCACCGAGGTCCTCCCGGTGGCCCAGCTCGTCGACCAGCTCGAGGCCGAGTACCTCACGGCGAAGGGGGATCTGCTCGCCGTCATCGACGGCTGA
- a CDS encoding class I adenylate-forming enzyme family protein, whose protein sequence is MSRWPVAPAPGEATPAPFGMSQYCVADPARRAPDRPALVVVHTGPGDESSWTFAQVDDTVRAVAAGLTGLGLERGDRVLLRMGNRAEFPFVFFGAIAAGLVAVPTSAQLTSEEAAGLLTDCGAKAVALDEDLPLTVPPHIPTITAHTIGEWVAGDERAEHDVGHPDRAAFISYTSGTTGRPKGVTHAHRSAWGRRPMYRGWYGLTEGDVMVHAGALNWTYTLGVGLSDPWANAATAVVHDGPRDRLLWPRLVEAYGATHLAAVPGVYRHLLRHGDPDEWDLSSLRAALVAGEALPSPLWREWTESTGVPLYEALGMSEISTFVSSGPDVPVRPGSPGRAQPGRRITVLDPDRLDDPTPLPVGENGRLAVHRDDPGLMLGYWRRPEENLEVLRGEWFVTNDLASLDADGYLTYQGRCDDVITAMGYRISPNEIEGALSDVDGVAEVAAGPLDVGDGVTLVCAWVVPTDPATDAVTIRERVLARAGERLAAYKHPREVRVIDALPRTTNGKVIRRELR, encoded by the coding sequence GTGAGCCGCTGGCCCGTCGCGCCCGCCCCGGGAGAGGCGACGCCCGCCCCCTTCGGCATGTCGCAGTACTGCGTGGCCGACCCGGCCCGGCGCGCTCCTGACCGCCCGGCACTCGTGGTCGTGCACACCGGCCCGGGGGACGAGTCGTCGTGGACCTTCGCGCAGGTCGACGACACCGTCCGTGCCGTCGCGGCCGGGCTGACCGGGCTCGGCCTGGAGCGCGGTGACCGGGTGCTGCTGCGGATGGGCAACCGGGCGGAGTTCCCCTTCGTCTTCTTCGGTGCGATCGCCGCCGGCCTCGTCGCCGTCCCCACCAGTGCCCAGCTGACGAGCGAGGAGGCCGCAGGTCTGCTCACCGACTGCGGCGCGAAGGCGGTCGCCCTCGACGAGGACCTGCCGCTGACCGTCCCGCCGCACATCCCGACGATCACGGCACACACGATCGGCGAGTGGGTCGCCGGCGACGAGCGCGCCGAGCACGATGTCGGCCACCCGGACCGGGCCGCGTTCATCAGCTACACCTCCGGCACCACCGGCAGGCCGAAGGGGGTCACCCACGCCCATCGCAGCGCGTGGGGGCGACGTCCGATGTACCGCGGCTGGTACGGCCTGACCGAGGGCGACGTCATGGTGCACGCGGGGGCGCTGAACTGGACGTACACACTCGGCGTCGGCCTGAGCGACCCGTGGGCGAACGCCGCGACGGCAGTCGTCCACGACGGCCCGCGGGACCGGCTGCTCTGGCCTCGTCTGGTCGAGGCGTACGGCGCGACCCACCTCGCTGCGGTGCCCGGCGTCTACCGGCACCTGCTGCGACACGGTGACCCCGACGAGTGGGACCTGTCCTCGCTGCGGGCGGCGCTCGTGGCCGGTGAGGCCCTCCCCTCGCCGCTGTGGCGGGAGTGGACCGAATCGACCGGGGTGCCGCTGTACGAGGCGCTCGGGATGAGCGAGATCTCGACCTTCGTCTCCAGCGGCCCCGACGTGCCGGTGCGACCCGGGAGCCCCGGCCGCGCCCAACCCGGTCGCCGGATCACCGTGCTCGACCCCGACCGGCTCGACGACCCGACCCCGCTGCCGGTGGGGGAGAACGGTCGCCTGGCCGTCCACCGTGACGACCCGGGTCTGATGCTGGGCTACTGGCGTCGTCCGGAGGAGAACCTCGAGGTGCTGCGCGGTGAATGGTTCGTCACCAATGACCTGGCCTCCCTCGACGCCGACGGGTACCTGACCTATCAGGGCCGCTGCGACGACGTGATCACCGCGATGGGGTACCGGATCTCACCGAATGAGATCGAGGGCGCGCTCTCCGACGTCGATGGTGTGGCCGAGGTCGCGGCCGGTCCGCTGGACGTCGGTGACGGCGTGACCCTCGTCTGCGCGTGGGTCGTGCCGACCGATCCGGCGACTGACGCGGTGACGATCCGCGAGCGCGTGCTCGCCCGGGCCGGTGAGCGACTCGCCGCCTACAAGCACCCGCGCGAGGTGCGCGTGATCGATGCGCTGCCACGCACGACCAACGGGAAGGTGATCCGCCGGGAGCTGCGGTGA
- a CDS encoding helix-turn-helix transcriptional regulator, with product MENKDLGPGPAPEADPSDLGAAVRQVLEALRASGRPMRVAEIAASVGSHENTVRSHLTQLLRRSLVTSDTAPAEGRGRPAVLYEAGPQPGVRVEEYRALAGAFAADLIAGGDGPQVRDRARRIGRAWGERLAAPGATLTEREHLDSTLADLGFGPVRDGATVRLTTCPLLDLAVENPDVICQVHLGLVDGTLDRGDDAEPAELIPFAEPGACLLTVPER from the coding sequence GTGGAAAACAAAGACCTCGGGCCCGGGCCCGCGCCGGAGGCGGACCCGAGCGATCTCGGGGCCGCGGTGCGGCAGGTGCTCGAGGCGCTGCGCGCCAGCGGCCGCCCCATGCGGGTCGCCGAGATCGCCGCCAGCGTCGGCTCCCACGAGAACACCGTCCGCAGCCACCTCACGCAGCTGCTCAGGCGATCCCTCGTCACCTCCGACACCGCCCCCGCCGAGGGCCGCGGTCGTCCCGCCGTGCTGTACGAGGCCGGTCCGCAGCCGGGTGTGCGGGTGGAGGAGTATCGGGCGCTCGCCGGTGCCTTCGCCGCCGACCTCATCGCCGGCGGTGACGGCCCGCAGGTGCGCGACCGTGCCCGACGCATCGGCCGGGCGTGGGGTGAGCGGTTGGCCGCGCCCGGGGCCACGCTGACCGAGCGTGAGCACCTCGACTCGACCCTCGCCGACCTGGGCTTCGGGCCGGTGCGCGACGGCGCGACCGTGCGCCTGACCACCTGCCCCCTCCTGGACCTCGCCGTGGAGAACCCCGACGTCATCTGCCAGGTCCACCTCGGCCTCGTCGACGGGACCCTCGACCGCGGTGACGACGCCGAGCCGGCCGAGCTGATCCCCTTCGCCGAGCCGGGCGCCTGCCTGCTGACGGTGCCGGAGCGGTAG
- a CDS encoding cytochrome P450, translated as MAVSTRLRRVSAGSRDTLTTHPPSTGMGWSGHDFPHPPGRRRVLGDAFAKGADPTTPVQNMLAVARDLGPVYEILALGRKFVFVAGVDLVGELCDDKRFVKTLAPGVHDLRMFVGDGLFTAHTDEPNWRLAHDLLVPAFAKPAMRRYHDVMVETTDELIDVWEEAGSAGHHVDVSPWLTKLTLESIARAAFSHTFASFETEEVDPFVTTFVASMSYAAGRSNLASLPLVGRHLVRRHDRRALDRHRYIDDLLQRIVAERAASGEQVDDLLGRMMQVPVDDAGTMLEAQNVRHQILTLLVAGHETTSGALSFALYHLTREPEVLARVRAELDEVLGTDPTATPTFEQVPKLRYLRRVVDETLRLWPTAPGFARSPRETTVIGVDGSAGVPGGLTMTPQDSMLVFIPQLHRDPDVWPDPDRFDPDRFLPEHNRARPAHAYKPFGTGERACIGRQFALHEAVIVLAKLLHRFDIMPEPDYQLTITERLTLMPVGFRVGLTRR; from the coding sequence ATGGCCGTGTCCACCCGGTTGCGACGGGTCTCCGCAGGCTCGCGGGACACGCTCACCACCCACCCACCAAGCACCGGGATGGGATGGTCCGGCCACGACTTCCCCCACCCGCCCGGGCGTCGCCGTGTCCTCGGGGACGCCTTCGCCAAGGGCGCCGACCCGACGACGCCGGTGCAGAACATGCTGGCCGTCGCGCGCGACCTCGGGCCGGTCTACGAGATTCTCGCCCTGGGGCGCAAGTTCGTCTTCGTCGCCGGGGTCGACCTCGTCGGCGAGCTCTGCGACGACAAGCGCTTCGTCAAGACCCTCGCCCCCGGCGTGCACGACCTGCGGATGTTCGTCGGCGACGGTCTCTTCACCGCCCACACCGACGAGCCCAACTGGCGTCTCGCGCACGACCTGCTCGTCCCGGCCTTCGCCAAGCCCGCGATGCGGCGCTACCACGACGTCATGGTCGAGACCACGGACGAACTCATCGACGTGTGGGAGGAGGCCGGGAGCGCCGGGCACCACGTCGACGTCTCCCCGTGGCTGACCAAGCTCACCCTCGAGTCGATCGCGCGCGCGGCCTTCAGCCACACCTTCGCCAGCTTCGAGACCGAGGAGGTCGACCCCTTCGTCACGACCTTCGTCGCCTCCATGTCCTACGCGGCCGGCCGCTCCAACCTCGCCTCGCTCCCGCTCGTCGGCCGGCACCTGGTGCGCCGGCACGACCGCCGAGCGCTGGACCGACACCGCTACATCGACGACCTGCTGCAGCGGATCGTCGCCGAGCGCGCGGCGAGCGGTGAGCAGGTCGACGACCTGCTCGGGCGGATGATGCAGGTGCCGGTCGACGATGCCGGGACGATGCTCGAGGCACAGAACGTGCGCCACCAGATCCTCACCCTCCTCGTCGCCGGGCACGAGACCACCTCCGGCGCACTGTCCTTCGCGCTGTACCACCTCACCCGCGAGCCGGAGGTGCTCGCCCGGGTCCGCGCCGAGCTCGACGAGGTGCTGGGCACGGATCCCACGGCGACGCCGACCTTCGAGCAGGTGCCCAAGCTGCGCTACCTGCGCCGAGTCGTCGACGAGACGCTGCGGCTGTGGCCGACGGCTCCCGGCTTCGCGCGCTCCCCGCGGGAGACGACGGTCATCGGGGTCGACGGCAGCGCCGGCGTGCCCGGCGGGCTGACGATGACGCCGCAGGACTCGATGCTCGTCTTCATCCCGCAGTTGCACCGCGACCCGGACGTGTGGCCGGACCCGGACCGCTTCGACCCCGACCGCTTCCTGCCGGAGCACAACCGGGCGCGTCCCGCTCACGCCTACAAGCCCTTCGGCACCGGCGAGCGCGCCTGCATCGGTCGCCAGTTCGCGCTCCACGAGGCGGTGATCGTCCTGGCGAAGCTGCTGCACCGCTTCGACATCATGCCCGAGCCCGACTACCAGCTGACGATCACCGAGAGGTTGACGCTGATGCCCGTCGGCTTCCGAGTGGGACTGACCCGCCGCTGA
- a CDS encoding aldo/keto reductase, with protein sequence MAELPTRTLGDGTSVPVLGFGTYPLRGDTGVRAMASALEAGYRFLDTAVNYRNEREVTEAIRASGVDRGDVFIQTKIPGRDHRGAHRSLRTTLQVMDLDFVDSALIHWPNPSQGTFVRAWERLVEAKEEGLVRSIGVSNFTPHHLDAIIEATGVTPASNQIELHPFFPQVQQRADNERRGITTQSWAPLGRAGEVLTAEPVATAARAHGVTPAQVVLRWHLHLDALPLPKSADPQRQAGNLEVLGFDLSAAQVEAITALGRPDGRLFDADPDTHEEM encoded by the coding sequence ATGGCTGAACTTCCCACCCGCACCCTCGGGGACGGCACGTCGGTGCCGGTCCTCGGCTTCGGCACCTACCCCCTTCGTGGCGACACCGGCGTGCGCGCCATGGCCTCTGCACTCGAGGCCGGGTACCGCTTCCTCGACACGGCGGTGAACTACCGCAACGAGCGCGAGGTCACCGAGGCCATCCGGGCGAGCGGTGTCGACCGGGGTGACGTCTTCATCCAGACGAAGATCCCCGGTCGTGACCACCGGGGTGCCCACCGCAGTCTGCGCACGACGCTGCAGGTGATGGACCTCGACTTCGTCGACAGCGCCCTGATCCACTGGCCCAACCCCTCGCAGGGCACCTTCGTGCGTGCGTGGGAGCGGCTCGTCGAGGCGAAGGAGGAAGGGCTCGTCCGCTCGATCGGGGTCAGCAACTTCACGCCGCACCACCTCGACGCGATCATCGAGGCCACCGGCGTCACGCCCGCGTCGAACCAGATCGAGCTGCACCCCTTCTTCCCCCAGGTCCAGCAGCGCGCAGACAACGAGCGCCGCGGCATCACCACCCAGTCGTGGGCGCCGTTGGGTCGCGCGGGTGAGGTCCTGACGGCCGAGCCGGTGGCGACCGCGGCGCGGGCCCACGGGGTCACGCCGGCCCAGGTCGTCCTGCGCTGGCACCTGCACCTCGACGCGCTGCCGCTGCCGAAGTCCGCGGACCCGCAGCGCCAGGCGGGCAACCTCGAGGTGCTCGGCTTCGACCTCTCCGCCGCGCAGGTCGAGGCGATCACCGCGCTCGGCCGGCCCGACGGTCGTCTCTTCGACGCGGACCCGGACACCCACGAGGAGATGTGA